A genomic window from Daphnia magna isolate NIES linkage group LG9, ASM2063170v1.1, whole genome shotgun sequence includes:
- the LOC116923392 gene encoding LOW QUALITY PROTEIN: uncharacterized protein LOC116923392 (The sequence of the model RefSeq protein was modified relative to this genomic sequence to represent the inferred CDS: inserted 2 bases in 1 codon), translated as MSLERPHSRASSGTRGPPPTPPPTYLWEEVRRSKCRGGYPWTILYKPPLPDSLDIESLLKGEVSNDRLVDEEFKGDSAYGTSRRTQIRNRLRDRERNRRARSEPTPSLPSSNSVSLLETMDQAMAVDSSGQQEELEDFPLPDEDIPDFVMAYLQSDKGNLDEDIPDHILEYIQSRAAILERNQLQPKATDDIFYTQDELRIIDEARKRLEEQGELDVDPSATIDDDMNAFDHFFQRTTGAQDALAPSQERSNETDYQEARAPNSAVPESENKKTKKGGKFNFSNIGMPNKPHLNIKLPKFGPGRKKVKGTNDVDLEDQEPEATSAEPNKKCKPRRPHSSSPMRQKINQQLESWNNSLKKFKASRSGRNNADGQIKSFVALLPGRSLKHNKSKQPENQYEEVGPPRSDPAAPKTTDGDDPVPPTAQVNVGLKATVDSAEELARLSPSQENNEAEETMDDIENLPESEEADLTRDGIIVDREVVDVIVTRGEFVDIDIDEDFEDDDEGVDGQTEIEQVAQDDKNVAAEPTGFAARSRKAFELTKSKIQTSLSKEQLQATRNKLQSTLSKQNLQATRQKVQSSLSKRNLQATREKLQSTLSKENFQATRDKLQTSLNSTLKRKKNKNVESTAQPIPQDNIFPTFPQEAERDYETSTPVERKTKDSVRRKSMPDEESVTNDNPPIVKQRTKKTVQLVEKSAVQSSQANECENIEEETEEDLEEELEPKLEFSLHGSDRPQPSSVSQSTETLPEDDAESDKENVVVRPKRQRYRNRRHGFHEEFERPKSAHVESNTRSSWVEKTNAYPTISQEMLSAFCAPVNSLEAVDSSWGSGRKPDRPARSRSRKELDVASDDHVYSNLPPRRSKRGXKKTCLESSNEDNYVKTWPRKALSTDRPVVPKRGKSKLTKKPLFPVCSNYQTWPRRMMVHSPPTAPKRTRSRKQINCEDVSCIRDLEEQIEQSTHHILIDADTLFGAESRFIDEEGTETERSEAVNEQQPLTSDDCKLKSEIPSESQLNNTQAKILSSNKSPKPSAPNRRKNNQTGSLRKAKHAVVVSNYGETTWPRMSRTSQPSAPRRRKESVKKSGKAETTLHLDLEETSTKLPAVPASTPSEDHDTKEHGDVESASSVQADLDQILEILATTFPQEANPKEENSDNVKTDKLIGEPTTDAVHLNDSDDVLDENPYAEIKQFQKRTPPPRPPPPIYAPTSASSYSYIYTVPRRKKAISTSVSPERPPRTYCTIRPHRPPRKQRPRTPNELAFQSADHSQSNPVRRHSFSGVDEAKDERNLQSAPVVERMRARPLPAPPRMKRHRSRSPPHKPPRSRTSSLKRPSSHQTTAPCAPNEETAPLERETVQPVSSVDEYEPIENPDQVEEISIGIQTDPLPEYEESVAMAEPNGAQLDATLSFSEINNNRYDHHEEVHAPANDRLVHRQDVTVTSPIGVQPTPTEHDEAPCPQIIWSAATSPDPDPVTLLVSEPVLPEEFIPESKTDSHQQGDWVPQNIDSMNNTSRKTSVHEREDEMDSFSQVPPYFHRSLAPLPPIHIDFPTRLQLADLDVERLNVREVMADRLVVSSVDTNSLQVCQMTTSNATGQLMFNIGPGVTIPFLGNLREVEPVSAYRQMSQPPTSVILPAEVPSTPETHVTTEREEKEPTIRSSPVELETRPSADMILPELPIAETAAPNSSNPRIAVASSIAELDTANRTLRQTENMADASFSNLALQLVNVSARNLASGVCIAATETYSMAQRVAEIGLQQFNDHLQRRGIQFDDKEREDLKAILLMLLIVVCAIFLLGMGKQRISNHWDFYFPN; from the exons ATGAGTCTTGAACGTCCGCATAGTCGAG CATCATCTGGAACTAGGGGTCCGCCACCTACGCCTCCACCGACCTACCTGTGGGAGGAAGTGCGACGGAGCAAATGTCGAGGAGGCTACCCTTGGACTATCCTGTATAAgcctccccttccggactctCTTGACATCGAATCACTTCTAAAAGG AGAGGTGTCGAACGACAGATTGGTGGATGAAGAATTCAAAGGAGATTCGGCATACGGCACTAGCAGGCGAACACAAATCCGTAATCGACTAAGAGACCGAGAGCGAAATAGGAGAGCAAGAAGCGAGCCCACCCCGAGCTTACCGAGCAGCAATTCCGTTTCCCTGTTAGAAACCATGGATCAAGCCATGGCTGTTGATTCCTCAGGGCAACAGGAAGAGCTGGAGGACTTTCCGCTACCCGATGAAGACATACCAGACTTTGTAATGGCTTACTTGCAGTCTGATAAAGGCAACTTGGACGAAGATATTCCTGATCACATTCTGGAATACATCCAGAGCCGTGCGGCTATTTTGGAAAGAAATCAACTGCAGCCGAAAGCAACCGATGACATTTTTTACACGCAAGATGAATTGCGGATAATTGACGAGGCACGGAAAAGACTTGAAGAACAAGGAGAGTTGGACGTTGACCCTTCGGCAACCATTGACGACGACATGAATGCCTTTGACCATTTTTTCCAACGTACGACAGGGGCACAGGATGCATTAGCACCTTCTCAAGAAAGGTCAAATGAAACGGATTATCAAGAGGCTAGAGCACCCAATTCAGCGGTGCCTGAATCGgagaacaagaaaaccaagaaGGGCGGAAAATTCAACTTCTCAAATATAGGTATGCCGAATAAACCTCATTTAAACATAAAGTTGCCTAAGTTTGGACCCGGCAGGAAGAAAGTCAAGGGAACTAACGATGTGGACTTAGAAGATCAGGAGCCTGAAGCCACATCGGCagaaccaaataaaaaatgcaaacCTCGGCGACCACATAGTTCCAGCCCAATGAGGCAAAAGATTAACCAACAATTGGAAAGCTGGAACAACAGtcttaaaaaattcaaagcaTCAAGAAGTGGTCGTAACAACGCCGATGGGCAAATCAAAAGTTTTGTCGCTCTCCTACCGGGACGTTCGTTAAAACACAATAAATCAAAACAGCCGGAGAATCAATACGAGGAGGTTGGACCGCCACGCTCGGATCCAGCTGCACCAAAAACCACTGACGGTGATGATCCTGTCCCACCTACTGCACAAGTAAATGTCGGTTTGAAGGCCACCGTCGATAGTGCTGAAGAATTAGCAAGGCTTTCGCCCTCTCAAGAGAATAACGAGGCCGAAGAAACCATGGATGATATCGAAAACCTACCGGAATCAGAAGAAGCCGATTTGACGAGGGATGGTATCATCGTGGACAGAGAGGTAGTGGACGTCATCGTGACCCGTGGAGAATTCGTTGATATAGACATCGACGAAGATTTTGAAGATGACGATGAAGGCGTGGATGGTCAAACGGAAATCGAGCAGGTCGCGCAAGACGATAAAAATGTAGCTGCAGAGCCCACAGGTTTTGCTGCACGTAGTAGGAAAGCTTTTGAGCTGACAAAGTCAAAGATTCAAACAAGCTTGTCTAAAGAACAACTGCAGGCCACTCGGAATAAGCTGCAATCAACTCTTTCAAAGCAGAACCTCCAAGCGACTCGCCAAAAAGTGCAATCAAGCTTATCGAAGCGCAACCTGCAAGCCACTCGCGAAAAACTGCAATCTACTCTTTCAAAGGAGAATTTCCAAGCGACTCGCGACAAACTTCAAACCTCACTCAATAGTACActgaagaggaaaaagaacaagaacgTGGAGTCAACAGCTCAACCGATCCCTCAAGATAACATTTTCCCCACCTTTCCGCAGGAAGCCGAGAGAGATTACGAAACCTCGACACCTGTTGAAAGGAAAACGAAGGATTCAGTACGACGTAAAAGCATGCCCGATGAAGAATCCGTTACAAACGACAATCCTCCGATTGTTAAACAGAGAACTAAGAAAACTGTTCAGCTAGTTGAAAAGTCTGCCGTTCAGTCTAGTCAAGCCAACGAGTGCGAAAACATTGAAGAGGAGACAGAAGAAGATCTGGAAGAAGAGCTGGAGCCCAAACTAGAGTTCTCATTGCATGGCTCGGATAGGCCGCAACCATCTTCCGTAAGCCAGTCAACAGAAACGCTTCCTGAGG ATGATGCGGAATCGGACAAAGAGAACGTGGTGGTTCGTCCAAAACGGCAACGCTATCGCAATCGTCGTCATGGGTTCCATGAAGAATTCGAACGCCCAAAAAGCGCTCACGTCGAGTCTAATACTAGGTCTTCCTGGGTAGAAAAAACGAATGCCTATCCTACCATTAGCCAAGAGATGCTATCGGCCTTTTGCGCTCCTGTCAACTCTTTGGAAGCTGTCGACAGTAGCTGGGGCTCCGGTCGCAAGCCGGACCGGCCTGCTCGATCACGGTCTAGGAAGGAACTTGACGTGGCATCGGATGACCACGTGTACTCGAATCTGCCTCCTCGGCGTAGTAAACGCGG CAAAAAAACTTGCCTCGAGTCTTCGAACGAGGACAATTATGTGAAAACGTGGCCACGCAAGGCGTTGTCAACTGACCGACCTGTCGTCCCGAAACGTGGCAAATCGAAATTAACCAAAAAGCCACTTTTCCCAGTGTGCAGCAACTATCAGACGTGGCCAAGGCGCATGATGGTACACAGTCCTCCCACGGCTCCTAAACGTACTCGTTCCAGGAAGCAAATAAACTGTGAAGACGTTTCTTGCATTCGAGATTTAGAAGAACAAATCGAACAGTCTACTCATCACATCCTCATTGACGCTGACACACTCTTTGGAGCCGAATCGCGTTTCATCGACGAAGAAGGGACCGAAACGGAACGATCGGAAGCTGTCAACGAGCAGCAACCATTAACCTCCGATGATTGCAAATTAAAGTCTGAAATCCCAAGCGAATCGCAATTAAATAATACACAAGCAAAAATTCTTAGCAGCAACAAGAGCCCAAAACCATCGGCTCCAAACAGGCGCAAGAATAATCAAACTGGCTCGCTGCGCAAAGCAAAACACGCCGTCGTAGTCAGTAACTACGGAGAAACTACATGGCCGAGAATGTCACGAACGTCACAGCCATCAGCTCCACGACGCAGGAAGGAAAGTGTCAAGAAATCAGGCAAAGCGGAAACTACGCTTCATCTAGATCTTGAGGAAACATCAACAAAATTACCCGCCGTTCCGGCGTCAACGCCGTCAGAAGACCACGACACCAAAGAACACGGAGACGTGGAGAGCGCTTCATCTGTTCAAGCAGATCTAGATCAAATACTGGAAATATTAGCGACCACTTTCCCTCAGGAAGCCAATCCAAAGGAAGAGAACAGCGACAATGTTAAAACGGATAAACTAATTGGAGAACCGACGACCGATGCCGTCCATCTTAACGACTCTGATGACGTGCTTGATGAGAATCCGTATGCGGAAATTAAACAGTTCCAAAAGAGGACTCCTCCGCCACGACCCCCTCCACCCATATACGCGCCCACTAGCGCTTCCTCGTACTCTTACATTTACACGGTTCCACGTCGAAAGAAAGCAATCAGTACCAGCGTTTCCCCAGAAAGACCACCTCGGACATACTGCACTATTCGGCCACATCGACCTCCAAGAAAACAAAGACCACGCACTCCAAACGAGCTCGCTTTCCAATCAGCAGATCACTCTCAATCGAACCCCGTTAGGAGACACTCGTTTTCTGGAGTGGATGAAGCTAAAGACGAAAGGAATCTGCAGTCGGCTCCGGTCGTCGAACGGATGCGAGCGCGACCCTTGCCAGCCCCTCCAAGAATGAAGCGACACCGAAGTCGTAGTCCTCCACACAAGCCACCTCGAAGTCGTACATCGTCTTTGAAACGCCCTAGTTCACACCAAACAACAGCTCCTTGCGCACCAAACGAGGAGACTGCGCCTTTGGAAAGAGAAACCGTCCAGCCAGTCAGCAGCGTCGATGAATATGAGCCGATTGAAAATCCTGATCAAGTAGAGGAAATATCAATTGGTATCCAAACCGATCCACTACCCGAGTACGAAGAATCCGTTGCTATGGCTGAACCAAACGGAGCACAGCTTGATGCGACACTCTCATTCTCTGAAATAAACAATAACCGATACGACCATCACGAAGAAGTACACGCACCAGCTAATGATAGGCTCGTCCATAGACAAGATGTAACCGTCACCTCACCCATTGGCGTACAACCGACACCAACGGAGCATGACGAAGCCCCATGTCCGCAGATCATCTGGTCTGCCGCAACCTCGCCCGATCCTGATCCGGTTACGCTTCTCGTCTCCGAACCTGTCCTACCTGAAGAATTCATTCCTGAATCAAAGACGGACTCCCACCAACAAGGAGACTGGGTTCCTCAGAACATAGACTCCATGAATAACACAAGCAGGAAGACTTCGGTTCATGAGAGAGAAGACGAAATGGATTCTTTCTCACAAGTCCCCCCATATTTTCATCGTTCACTTGCTCCGTTGCCACCCATACACATCGATTTCCCCACACGACTGCAATTGGCAGACCTCGATGTCGAACGCTTGAACGTACGGGAAGTCATGGCAGACCGCCTCGTCGTTTCCTCTGTTGACACAAATTCGTTACAG GTGTGTCAGATGACAACATCTAACGCTACAGGTCAGCTGATGTTCAATATTGGACCTGGAGTAACAATCCCATTTCTGGGAAATTTGAGAGAGGTAGAGCCCGTTTCAGCTTACAGGCAGATGTCGCAACCTCCAACATCGGTGATTCTTCCCGCTGAAGTTCCATCGACTCCAGAGACACACGTAACCACagaacgagaagaaaaagagccaACCATCCGATCATCACCCGTAGAGCTGGAGACACGGCCTTCAGCAGACATGATTTTACCTGAACTGCCTATTGCAGAAACCGCTGCACCTAACTCCAGTAACCCAAGGATTGCAGTGGCTTCTTCGATAGCAGAGCTGGACACTGCTAACCGTACGCTCAGACAGACTGAAAACATGGCAGATGCTTCGTTCAGTAATTTGGCCTTGCAACTTGTTAATGTATCGGCCAGGAACTTAGCAAGTGGTGTATGCATTGCTGCGACTGAAACCTACTCAATGGCACAAAGAGTAGCTGAG ATAGGACTTCAGCAGTTCAATGATCACCTTCAACGCCGAGGAATTCAATTCGATGATAAGGAAAGAGAGGACTTGAAAGCTATTTTACTGATGTTACTGATTGTTGTCTGCGCTATTTTCCTGCTTGGAATGGGAAAACAAAGGATAAGTAATCACTGGGATTTCTATTTCCCCAACTAA
- the LOC116922729 gene encoding uncharacterized protein LOC116922729, whose product MAPKKNAVPKLLLIPGQKSSLRKPLQTLNGQNLRVLEKKKSLKITTKVPHTTKDNENVVPINHCSTNSNLECGTNLMFSQPETECLREDRRDGSCMVMDDSVDSVTIVPISHSSTLSNHGCSTNPNVPK is encoded by the exons ATGGCACctaaaaaaaatgctgttccCAAATTGCTACTAA TTCCAGGCCAAAAGTCTTCCTTACGGAAACCTCTTCAAACCTTGAATGGACAAAACCTGAGAGTgcttgaaaagaagaaatctttGAAGATTACTACG AAGGTTCCACATACTACAAAGGATAACGAAAATGTTGTTCCAATCAACCACTGCAGCACAAATTCAA ATCTTGAATGTGGTACAAATCTGATGTTTAGTCAACCAGAAACAGAATGCCTACGTGAAGACCGAAGAGATGGTAGCTGCATGGTTATGGATGATAGTGTTGATAGTGTTACTATTGTTCCAATTAGTCACTCCAGCACGCTGTCAA ATCATGGATGTAGTACAAATCC CAACGTACCAAAATGA
- the LOC123475690 gene encoding uncharacterized protein LOC123475690: MALNHYRNLKETADKFKGSEGTEKLAMLMNKTFDVLNGRYYAEGISNNINHNDKNKRTVKEMKWATLNAMLTVLYITEKEHESLLTGKMNQDPIEEIEEERKQAKLTLKDKLLTELSIRYVDHIENQVSSSDVTNDELIYDICGYLLHSRSAVLECRKCKSLLKTEESQLPETFAPKNYTLTRTYGYLKLAKMLLNKSLTKLVL; the protein is encoded by the exons ATGGCTCTAAACCACTACCGTAATCTCAAGGAAACAGCAGATAAATTTAAAG GATCAGAAGGAACTGAGAAATTGGCTATGTTAATGAATAAGACTTTTGATGTCCTAAATGGCAGATACTATGCTGAAGGAATCTCGAATAACATCAACCACAACGACAAGAACAAAAGGACGGTCAAAGAAATGAAGTGGGCAACGTTGAATGCTATGTTGACTGTGCTGTACATCACCGAAAAGGAACATGAATCCC TTTTAACTGGTAAAATGAATCAAGATCCTATTGAG GAAATTGAAGAGGAGAGAAAGCAAGCAAAGTTAACTTTAAAGGACAAACTGTTAACTGAGTTGTCTATTAGATATGTTGATCATATTGAGAATCAGGTCAGCAGCAGTGATGTTACGAACGACGAATTGATCTATGACATCTGTGGGTATCTGCTTCACAGCCGATCAGCAGTTTTGGAATGCCGTAAGTGTAAATCTTTGCTCAAAACAGAAGAGTCACAACTGCCAGAAACCTTTGCGCCAAAAAACTACACCCTTACAAGAACTTATGGATATCTAAAACTTGCAA AGATGCTTTTGAACAAGTCATTGACCAAATTGGTTCTCTAA
- the LOC123476005 gene encoding LOW QUALITY PROTEIN: phosphatidylserine lipase ABHD16A-like (The sequence of the model RefSeq protein was modified relative to this genomic sequence to represent the inferred CDS: inserted 1 base in 1 codon; deleted 1 base in 1 codon), translated as MAAVSFIKCLLGPRLIKIYASSERNAISYVPSGAEKFGDGFLKLINWSLQLGFYTSPFVIWVLHXKNYFGYDGLQSLMRFTAICSFLCASSLVARAFGRLSNPHYIKFINHLEVARVNYNSITKKPLSQYDFEFSAWPVDYDAKEIQKDSDKPRIFIDEERNNRSITEIARVLPCRILGYMFAHTIGIRLLYPGTIIQHFIDPHLVEGRSRLIEELQGERYKLMSRDENSIDCIAVDRRGKSQYSNGHLLVICCEGNAGFYELGMIGTPLEAGYSVLGWNHPGFGGSSGTPFPRQDQNAIDIVVQFALNKLNFPAEHIIIYGWSIGGFTASWAAMNYPNIRGVMLDATFDHVLPLAANVMPSSWKSIVATTVKHNLNLNVADQLIKYSGPIVIFRRTRDEVIALEPGTLSSNRGNDLLIKLLKFRFPHIVDHTTIPTLRAFLNTDTAEREEMIRNLEVSHDPCIKQLKQYAIENRNSFPMRVGQSWSEKKKMQMASFLASRHMLDFDSTHCTPLPAEMFRLPQEIGYEADSVEISDFAEISASNL; from the exons ATGGCGGCagtttcttttattaaatGCCTGCTTGGTCCGCGGTTGATAAAAATTTATGCTTCGTCAGAAAGAAAT GCCATCAGTTACGTACCATCGGGAGCCGAAAAGTTTGGTGatggatttttaaaattg attaaCTGGTCACTTCAACTTGGATTTTATACATCTCCATTTGTAATTTGggttttac aaaaaaactaCTTTGGCTATGATGGATTGCAATCTTTAATGCGATTCACAGCCATCTGTTCG TTTTTGTGTGCTAGCTCACTGGTAGCCAGAGCATTTGGAAGACTCTCTAATCCACATTATATCAAATTTATTAACCATCTGGAAGTGGCAAGAGTTAATTATAACTCAATTACAAAG AAACCCTTATCACAGTATGATTTTGAGTTTTCAGCATGGCCAGTAGATTATGATGCTAAAGAAATACAGAAAGACTCTGATAAACCAAGGATATTTATTGATGAAGAGCGCAACAATAGATCGATTACTGAAATTGCTAGGGTACTACCTTGCAGAATCCTTGGATACATGTTTGCTCATACTATTGGTATACGACTCCTCTATCCAGGAACAATAATCCAACATTTTATTG ATCCTCACTTGGTTGAGGGTAGATCTCGTTTAATCGAAGAGCTTCAAGGAGAAAGGTATAAGCTGATGAGCCGCGATGAAAATTCCATCGATTGTATCGCTGTTGATAGGAGGGGCAA GTCACAATACTCAAATGGACATTTATTGGTTATTTGTTGCGAGGGAAATGCTGGATTTTACGAATTAGGAATGATCGGAACTCCTTTGGAAGCTGGATACTCAGTTCTAGGATGGAATCACCCCGGATTCGGAGGCAGTTCG GGAACTCCTTTCCCGCGACAAGACCAAAACGCAATTGATATAGTGGTTCAGTTTGCGTTAAACAAACTAAATTTCCCGGCCGAACATATAATAATTTACGGTTGGAGTATTGGTGGATTCACTG CCTCATGGGCCGCTATGAATTATCCAAACATAAGAGGCGTTATGTTGGATGCCACTTTCGATCATGTTCTTCCGTTGGCAGCAAACGTAATGCCGTCTTCGTGGAAATCAATTGTGGCGACAACTGTAAAACACAACCTAAATCTTAATGTTGCGGACCAGCTTATTAAATACAGTGGTCCAATTGTCATCTTCCGTCGTACACGGGATGAGGTCATTGCCCTGGA GCCTGGAACGTTGTCATCGAATAGGGGTAACGATCTCCTGATTAAACTCCTGAAATTCCGCTTCCCGCATATCGTCGATCACACTACAATTCCTACTTTACGAGCATTTCTGAACACTGACACGGCAGAACGTGAAGAAATGATTAGAAACCTGGAAGTCTCCCATGATCCATGCATAAAACAGTTAAAGCAATATGCCATTGAAAACAGGAATTCGTTCCCAATGCGTGTCGGTCAGAGCTggagtgaaaaaaagaaaatgcagatggcttcatttttg GCCAGCCGACACATGCTAGATTTTGATAGTACTCACTGTACTCCACTGCCCGCTGAAATGTTCCGATTACCTCAGGAAATTGGATACGAAGCTGATTCTGTGGAAATCTCGGATTTTGCGGAAATTTCAGCCAGTAATTTGTAA
- the LOC123475691 gene encoding uncharacterized protein LOC123475691, which translates to MKSGGKIDVLLGLDHSHLIAVLESRVGGDDEPFASRTRLGWIVRGLLGGDIGPMTARSYHLTATSREEGPVVQDSLDAEFRAFCETENFGTEFRGEGLSKSEQKAEKIVNEGLWKLEDPKLKEDYRKAIKKYIDEGYASLVEDENLYSNDQFYLLHHGVYKKVYGKKERKLRVVFDGASRWKRKSLNDGMQPGPKLQNDLAKVLIRFQQGEIAFSADITAMYSRIRLKPSDARFHRFLWQEPGSEKILTYQMDRLPFGLNCSPFIALKTVQRAAADAKTGKKDCIEAVENNILASDEAEKLLGIFYEPSTDDLTFRVTGADEVEWTRAGLLSKVAAVYDPLAPLIVKAKIKLRELGIKGLNWKDVVTGEDKTWWQRWFSTLKQLNSIRMPRNLQPNKRNIKSSQLLTFCDASEEAVAAAVYLNTSYEDGSSSCRLVMAKTKLAPRKTISIPKLELNAALLGARLSRYVEEALNLPGLTRLFWTDSSTTRNWLRAVAAHYTPFVSHRIGEIQSVTNPSEWRFVSGKQNIADVATRSLLVDEEPIPPGWLEGPDFLKQPVDLWPKDLPWMAVSAERRATHSQHLTKTRFEHDWSKLKIDSSNLSSCLKMEGPYQELVRRCQEEEFNEDIQQLRRNRPLSRTSRLQQLSRFLDSDGILRLGGRIRRARLPYDILHPPILPGKHVLAEAIIIAIHNEEHHVGTDFLHSKARQHF; encoded by the exons ATGAAGAGTGGAGGGAAGATCGACGTGTTGCTGGGCCTTGATCATTCTCATTTGATTGCAGTGTTAGAATCGAGAGTAGGTGGAGATGATGAACCATTTGCCTCTCGAACCCGATTGGGATGGATTGTTCGTGGCTTGCTTGGAGGAGACATTGGTCCGATGACTGCACGCTCTTATCATCTCACTGCAACGTCAAGAGAAGAAGGTCCGGTTGTTCAAGACTCCTTAGATGCCGAATTTAGAGCCTTTTGCGAAACAGAAAACTTTGGAACGGAGTTTCGAGGCGAAGGTTTGTCGAAGTCAGAGCAGAAGGCCGAGAAAATCGTCAATGAAGGTTTGTGGAAATTGGAA GACCCTAAGCTTAAAGAAGATTACCGAAAAGCCATCAAGAAATATATCGATGAAGGATATGCGTCGCTAGTTGAAGATGAAAATCTCTACTCCAACGACCAGTTTTATCTTCTCCATCACGGAGTCTACAAAAAGGTCTACGGGAAGAAAGAGCGAAAATTGCGAGTCGTGTTTGATGGAGCTTCTCGCTGGAAACGGAAGAGTTTGAACGATGGAATGCAGCCTGGTCCGAAACTTCAAAATGATTTAGCTAAAGTTCTTATTCGATTTCAACAGGGAGAAATCGCCTTTTCAGCAGATATCACAGCCATGTACAGCCGAATTCGACTGAAGCCAAGTGATGCCCGATTTCACCGGTTTCTATGGCAGGAACCTGGATCAGAAAAGATTTTAACGTATCAGATGGACCGTCTGCCCTTCGGACTAAATTGTTCTCCGTTTATTGCTCTCAAGACAGTGCAGCGAGCTGCTGCCGATGCAAAGACGGGGAAGAAGGATTGCATTGAAGCGGTCGAGAATAACAT TTTAGCTTCTGATGAAGCCGAAAAGTTGCTGGGAATATTTTACGAGCCTAGTACCGACGATCTAACCTTCCGAGTAACCGGTGCGGATGAGGTGGAGTGGACACGGGCTGGATTACTCAGCAAAGTGGCCGCCGTTTATGATCCATTAGCTCCTCTGATTGTCAAAGCGAAGATTAAACTACGTGAATTAGGCATCAAGGGCCTGAATTGGAAGGACGTCGTGACCGGAGAAGATAAGACATGGTGGCAACGTTGGTTCAGCACGCTGAAACAATTAAACAGCATCCGGATGCCAAGGAATCTTCAGCCGaacaaaagaaatatcaaGAGCAGTCAACTTTTAACGTTTTGTGATGCATCCGAAGAGGCCGTTGCAGCTGCAGTGTATTTGAATACCTCCTACGAAGACGGTTCCTCTAGTTGCCGATTGGTGATGGCGAAAACAAAATTGGCTCCTCGTAAAACTATTTCAATTCCTAAATTGGAACTTAATGCCGCTCTGCTTGGCGCAAGACTTTCCAGGTACGTGGAAGAGGCGCTAAACCTTCCTGGTCTCACCCGACTGTTCTGGACGGATTCAAGTACCACACGGAATTGGCTACGAGCTGTTGCCGCTCACTATACTCCATTTGTCAGCCATAGAATTGGAGAAATTCAATCTGTCACCAATCCGAGCGAATGGAGATTTGTGtctggaaaacaaaatatcgCAGATGTCGCTACGCGGTCGCTTCTCGTCGATGAAGAACCAATTCCACCTGGCTGGCTAGAAGGTCCTGATTTCCTGAAACAACCGGTTGACCTGTGGCCAAAAGATTTACCCTGGATGGCTGTTTCCGCCGAGCGACGTGCTACCCATTCTCAACATTTGACGAAAACACGGTTCGAGCATGATtggtcaaaattgaaaattgattcATCTAATCTTTCCAGCTGTCTCAAGATGGAAGGCCCCTACCAAGAGTTGGTGCGTCGGTGTCAAGAAGAGGAATTTAATGAAGATATCCAGCAGCTCCGCCGAAATAGACCGCTCAGCCGAACATCGAGACTTCAACAATTAAGCCGGTTTTTAGATAGCGACGGAATTCTACGACTTGGAGGCCGCATCCGTCGAGCCCGTTTACCCTATGACATCCTGCATCCTCCAATCCTGCCAGGAAAGCATGTTCTTGCAGAGGCGATCATCATAGCGATCCATAACGAGGAGCATCACGTAGGCACGGATTTTCTACATTCAAAGGCTCGGCAACACTTCTGA